From the genome of Perca fluviatilis chromosome 1, GENO_Pfluv_1.0, whole genome shotgun sequence, one region includes:
- the LOC120564208 gene encoding CMRF35-like molecule 9 isoform X2 gives MTDIFVYSCLLSALSIVEMKPLIIGGRVGENVTFRCSEWNTWMNVESNDKYFCNSPCTEDKHIIIKAAFGETKHKNRIKLTNRAKGLVVTFSNLQKSDSKTYYCGVVRFARDSFIMVNLKVTDAESSSPKTTPETVIDGSTPSFAVSNSSHESLSSSEMITDMARSYMTTTPTASATQGAGSVPYLIIGVIVIITILMVLLKLMRKMRMKQLKFVSSADTPKEDVPEEVECDEIRPEEWTDPDFLYANYSFHQESAAESGKTYSEGVSLNSTSRFYVISRGSCAESRVTDTRCNSVVYSVVQLPKEQTWQSEPNQSESN, from the exons ATGACAGACATCTTTGTGTACTCTTGTCTTCTTTCTg CTCTGAGTATTGTGGAGATGAAGCCTCTCATCATTGGTGGCCGTGTTGGGGAAAATGTGACATTCAGATGCTCAGAGTGGAATACTTGGATGAATGTAGAATCTAATGATAAATACTTTTGTAATAGTCCATGCACAGAAGACAAACACATTATCATCAAAGCAGCATTTGGAGAGactaaacataaaaacagaataaagttGACTAACAGAGCAAAAGGTTTAGTTGTAACCTTCAGTAATCTCCAAAAGTCAGACTCTAAGACATATTATTGTGGAGTGGTGAGATTTGCCCGTGATTCATTTATAATGGTGAATCTTAAAGTTACAGATG CTGAGTCTTCAAGTCCCAAGACAACCCCTGAAACAGTCATTGATGGTTCTACTCCCTCATTTGCTGTATCAAACAGCTCCCATGAGTCTTTAAGCAGCTCAGAAATGATAACTGATATGGCTAGATCATACATGACAACAACACCTACTGCATCAGCAACACAAGGAGCCG GAAGTGTACCATATTTGATCATAGGTGTCATTGTCATAATAACCATACTGATGGTCTTACTGAAGCTTATGAGGAAGATGAGAATGAAACAACTGA AATTTGTGTCAAGTGCTGATACACCAAAGGAAGACGTACCAGAA GAGGTTGAATGTGATGAAATCAGACCTGAGGAATGGACTGACCCAGACTTTCTCTATGCTAATTATTCCTTCCACCAAGAATCTGCAGCTGAGAGTGGTAAAACCTATTCAGAAGGTGTTTCTTTAAATTCAACTTCCAggttttatgtcatttcaaggGGGTCGTGTGCAGAGAGCAGAGTCACAGATACCCGATGTAACTCTGTTGTGTACTCTGTTGTTCAACTTCCCAAAGAGCAAACTTGGCAATCTGAACCAAATCAATCTGAAAGCAACTAA
- the LOC120574674 gene encoding uncharacterized protein LOC120574674 → MIDIFAYSCLLSALSIVEMKPLIIGGRVGENVTFRCSEWNTWMNVESNDKYFCNSPCTEDKHIIIKAAFGETKHNNRIKLTNRAKGLVVTFSNLQKSDSKTYYCGVVRFARDSFIMVNLKVTDAESSSPKTTPETVIDGSTPSFAVSNSSHESLSSSEMITDMARSYMTTTPTASATQGAGSVPYVIIGVTVIITILMVLLKLMRKMSMKQLKFVSSADTPKEDVPESAGPDGVYQSLHPLTMDIDQVYSILTPTRHSTRLCHNIQ, encoded by the exons ATGATAGACATCTTTGCGTACTCTTGTCTTCTTTCTG CTCTGAGTATTGTGGAGATGAAGCCTCTCATCATTGGTGGCCGTGTTGGGGAAAATGTGACATTCAGATGCTCAGAGTGGAATACTTGGATGAATGTAGAATCTAATGATAAATACTTTTGTAATAGTCCATGCACAGAAGACAAACACATTATCATCAAAGCAGCATTTGGAGAGACTAAACATAACAACAGAATAAAGTTGACTAACAGAGCAAAAGGTTTAGTTGTAACCTTCAGTAATCTCCAAAAGTCAGACTCTAAGACATATTATTGTGGAGTGGTGAGATTTGCCCGTGATTCATTTATAATGGTGAATCTTAAAGTTACAGATG CTGAGTCTTCAAGTCCCAAGACAACCCCTGAAACAGTCATTGATGGTTCTACTCCCTCATTTGCTGTATCAAACAGCTCCCATGAGTCTTTAAGCAGCTCAGAAATGATAACTGATATGGCTAGATCATACATGACAACAACACCTACTGCATCAGCAACACAAGGAGCCG GAAGTGTACCATATGTGATCATAGGTGTCACTGTCATAATAACCATACTGATGGTCTTACTGAAGCTCATGAGGAAGATGAGTATGAAACAACTGA AATTTGTGTCAAGTGCTGATACACCAAAGGAAGACGTACCAGAG AGTGCAGGTCCTGATGGAGTCTACCAATCACTCCACCCGTTGACGATGGACATAGACCAAGTCTACAGCATTCTTACACCCACAAGGCACTCCACACGGCTATGTCATAACATTCAATGA
- the LOC120564208 gene encoding CMRF35-like molecule 9 isoform X1: MTMTKIFPLFPLVALSIVEMKPLIIGGRVGENVTFRCSEWNTWMNVESNDKYFCNSPCTEDKHIIIKAAFGETKHKNRIKLTNRAKGLVVTFSNLQKSDSKTYYCGVVRFARDSFIMVNLKVTDAESSSPKTTPETVIDGSTPSFAVSNSSHESLSSSEMITDMARSYMTTTPTASATQGAGSVPYLIIGVIVIITILMVLLKLMRKMRMKQLKFVSSADTPKEDVPEEVECDEIRPEEWTDPDFLYANYSFHQESAAESGKTYSEGVSLNSTSRFYVISRGSCAESRVTDTRCNSVVYSVVQLPKEQTWQSEPNQSESN; encoded by the exons ATGACAATGACAAAAATATTTCCTTTATTTCCACTTGTAGCTCTGAGTATTGTGGAGATGAAGCCTCTCATCATTGGTGGCCGTGTTGGGGAAAATGTGACATTCAGATGCTCAGAGTGGAATACTTGGATGAATGTAGAATCTAATGATAAATACTTTTGTAATAGTCCATGCACAGAAGACAAACACATTATCATCAAAGCAGCATTTGGAGAGactaaacataaaaacagaataaagttGACTAACAGAGCAAAAGGTTTAGTTGTAACCTTCAGTAATCTCCAAAAGTCAGACTCTAAGACATATTATTGTGGAGTGGTGAGATTTGCCCGTGATTCATTTATAATGGTGAATCTTAAAGTTACAGATG CTGAGTCTTCAAGTCCCAAGACAACCCCTGAAACAGTCATTGATGGTTCTACTCCCTCATTTGCTGTATCAAACAGCTCCCATGAGTCTTTAAGCAGCTCAGAAATGATAACTGATATGGCTAGATCATACATGACAACAACACCTACTGCATCAGCAACACAAGGAGCCG GAAGTGTACCATATTTGATCATAGGTGTCATTGTCATAATAACCATACTGATGGTCTTACTGAAGCTTATGAGGAAGATGAGAATGAAACAACTGA AATTTGTGTCAAGTGCTGATACACCAAAGGAAGACGTACCAGAA GAGGTTGAATGTGATGAAATCAGACCTGAGGAATGGACTGACCCAGACTTTCTCTATGCTAATTATTCCTTCCACCAAGAATCTGCAGCTGAGAGTGGTAAAACCTATTCAGAAGGTGTTTCTTTAAATTCAACTTCCAggttttatgtcatttcaaggGGGTCGTGTGCAGAGAGCAGAGTCACAGATACCCGATGTAACTCTGTTGTGTACTCTGTTGTTCAACTTCCCAAAGAGCAAACTTGGCAATCTGAACCAAATCAATCTGAAAGCAACTAA
- the LOC120556991 gene encoding uncharacterized protein LOC120556991 codes for MKPLIIGAWRVGENVTFRCSEWNTWMNVESNDKYFCNSPCTEDKHIIIKAAFGETKHNNRIKLTNRAKGLVVTFSNLQKSDSKTYYCGVVRFAHDSFIMRNLSAESSSPKTTPETVIDGSTPSFAVSNSSHESLSSSEMITDMARSYMTTTPTASATQGAGSVPYVIIGVTVIITILMVLLKLMRKMSMKQLKFVSSADTPKEDVPESAGPDGVYQSLHPLTMDIDQVYSILTPTRHSTRLCHNIQ; via the exons ATGAAGCCTCTCATCATTGGTGCGTGGCGTGTTGGGGAAAATGTGACATTCAGATGCTCAGAGTGGAATACTTGGATGAATGTAGAATCTAATGATAAATACTTTTGTAATAGTCCATGCACAGAAGACAAACACATTATCATCAAAGCAGCATTTGGAGAGACTAAACATAACAACAGAATAAAGTTGACTAACAGAGCAAAAGGTTTAGTTGTAACCTTCAGTAATCTCCAAAAGTCAGACTCTAAGACATATTATTGTGGAGTGGTGAGATTTGCCCATGATTCATTTATAATGCGGAATTTATCAG CTGAGTCTTCAAGTCCCAAGACAACCCCGGAAACAGTCATTGATGGTTCTACTCCCTCATTTGCTGTATCAAACAGCTCCCATGAGTCTTTAAGCAGCTCAGAAATGATAACTGATATGGCTAGATCATACATGACAACAACACCTACTGCATCAGCAACACAAGGAGCCG GAAGTGTACCATATGTGATCATAGGTGTCACTGTCATAATAACCATACTGATGGTCTTACTGAAGCTCATGAGGAAGATGAGTATGAAACAACTGA AATTTGTGTCAAGTGCTGATACACCAAAGGAAGACGTACCAGAG AGTGCAGGTCCTGATGGAGTCTACCAATCACTCCACCCGTTGACGATGGACATAGACCAAGTCTACAGCATTCTTACACCCACAAGGCACTCCACACGGCTATGTCATAACATTCAATGA